The DNA sequence GACGCGTACAGGGTGGTGGTGGCCGCCATCGCGGGAGCCGCCCCGACGACGGTCACTGCGGCTACGGCGGTCAACGCCGCGACTCCTCCGGCCAACACCCGGCTTCGCGCCGAGGAGGATGCGGATCTGGACACGGTGGATCTCCTTACCCTTGGGACGGGACGGTGCGGTGCGCGAACAGGACGGTTGTTAGCGCTAACAGAAGCCTTGCCCGGGAGGCCTGTGAAGAATAGAGCATACGTCATACGTTGATTAACGTCAATGCAGTTGAACTGTTTCGCGGTTTGCTACGAATCGGATGAAGATGGTTCCGGTCGCTCCGTCGCAAACAGCACCGGCACCCGGTCGGAAATCGTCATCGGTCGTCACCGGCGCCCTGACCGGTGCCGGTCAGGCCAGCCGCCCGCAACGCCAACCAGAGTTCGCCCGGAACCTCGATGTCCGCCCGCCGCAGGGTCTCGGTCACCTGGTGGCTGTTGCGCATGCCGACCACCGTCGAGACCACCGTGGGATGCGATCGGGCGAAGGCGAGTGCCGCCTGCGGAAGCGTGACACCGTGCCGCTCGCAGATCGCCGCGATCCGCCGGGCCCGCTCGATCAGCTCCGGCGCCGCCCGGCGGTAGTCGTATAGCGCGTCGTCCGGTGGCCGCTCACGCGACAACAGCCCCGAGTTGTAGACACCGGCGATCACCACACCGACCGCGCGCTCCTGCGCCGCGGGCATCAGATCGGCCAACGCGGCCTGGTCGAGCAGAGTGTACCGGCCGGCACACATCACCAGGTCGACGTCGGACTCCCGGACGAACCGGGCAAGCAGCCGCGACTGGTTCATGCCGACCCCGACCGCGCGCAGGACGCCCTGGTCACGGAGCTCGGTCAGGGCGGGCAACGCCTCGGCCACGGCCTGCTCCCAGTGGTCGTCGGGGTCGTGCAGGTAGGCGACGTCGATCCGGTCCAGACCCATCCGCTCCAGACTCGCCTCCAGACAACGGCGCACACCGTCGCGGCTGAAGTCCCAGACCCGGCGGTGGCTCGCGGCGACGTCGAACCCCTCCGGGTCGCGCGAACCCGCGGTCTCCGGCGACGGTACGAGAATCCGTCCGACCTTCGTCGACACCACGTACTCGTCGCGCGGTCTGGACCGCAGGGCGGCCCCGAGCCGCCGCTCGGACAGCCCCAGCCCGTAGTGCGGCGCGGTGTCGAAGTACCGGACACCACCGTCCCACGCGGTGTCGATGGCGGCGGCGAACTCCTCGTCGGTCGTCACCCGGTGCAGATTGCCGCCCTGGGACGCGCCGAAGCCGATACCGGTCAGGCGTACCGCCGGTCGACGCGGCAGCGACCGGTCCGACGTCAGGTGCTCCGTACCGCCCGTCATCAGAGTCCTTCCGTGGATACTCCGGCCTTCAGGCCGGGGAGGAAACGGAACCCCTGCGGAGCAGGGCAGGGAAAGCCGGTTCGCCGCCAAGGCGGATCGGCGTCCACCCCACACGCGACCCCACGGCTCACGACCGAATCGCTAGACTGTGGACTGTGTCCAGGACCGTGAAGCGGGCGTTCAAGTACCGCTTCCACCCCACCCCGGAGCAGGCCGCCGAGCTCGCCCGGACGTTCGGCTGTGTCCGGCTGGTCTACAACATGGCCCTGGCCGCCCGCAGCGAGGCGTGGACCCTGCGTCGGGAGCGGGTCACCTACAACGCCACCTCGGCGATGCTGACCGGGTGGAAGAAGACCGACGACCTCGCCTTCCTCGGCGAGGTGTCGTCGGTGCCGTTGCAGCAGGCGCTGCGGCACCTGCAGACCGCGTTCACGAACTTCTTCGCCAGACGCGCCCGGTACCCGACGTTCAAGTCGAGGAAGAGGTCGCGGCGGTCGGCGGAGTACACCGCCAGCGCGTTCCGCTGGCGCGACGGTCGGCTGACCCTGGCGAAGATGTCCGATCCGTTGGACATCGTGTGGTCCCGACCGTTGCCGGAGGGCGCGGCGCCGTCGACGGTGACCGTGTCGCAGGACCCGGCGGGCCG is a window from the Solwaraspora sp. WMMD792 genome containing:
- a CDS encoding aldo/keto reductase; the protein is MTGGTEHLTSDRSLPRRPAVRLTGIGFGASQGGNLHRVTTDEEFAAAIDTAWDGGVRYFDTAPHYGLGLSERRLGAALRSRPRDEYVVSTKVGRILVPSPETAGSRDPEGFDVAASHRRVWDFSRDGVRRCLEASLERMGLDRIDVAYLHDPDDHWEQAVAEALPALTELRDQGVLRAVGVGMNQSRLLARFVRESDVDLVMCAGRYTLLDQAALADLMPAAQERAVGVVIAGVYNSGLLSRERPPDDALYDYRRAAPELIERARRIAAICERHGVTLPQAALAFARSHPTVVSTVVGMRNSHQVTETLRRADIEVPGELWLALRAAGLTGTGQGAGDDR